The Stigmatella aurantiaca DW4/3-1 genome contains the following window.
GGTCCGCAGCGGAAAAGTTCAAGATCGTCATCGACGCAGCCCCCCAGGATTCCGAGCTGAGGCAGAAGGCGCAGTCGCACCTGGATGCACTTCAGCCCTGAAGTCCAGGGCGTGCGTGGGGTAAGGTCGCCTGGCGGCCGCCGCCGTTCAATTCATGGGTGGGAGAGTGGCAATGAGTGACTCGTCGCTGCGGGAACTCGGAATGGACCTGATCGAGGAGCGCCAGTTCGAGCGAGCCCTCGGGGTGTTTTCCGAGTCTGTTCGCCGCCGGCCGGCGGACCATCGCTCGCGGATGCTCGCGGCTCGGTGTCTGGCCGAGATGGGTGAGCGCGAGCGCGCGGTGACGGCGTACCACGCGTGTGCCGAGGGGCTCCTGCGGCGCGACTACCTGCTGTCCGCCATGGCGGCCTGCAAGCTGGCGCTGGAGCTGGCCCCTCAGGAGCGCCGGTTGAAGGACACGCTGGTGCGCATTCATGCGCGTGCTTCGCGCAATGCCTCCGGGCGCGCGTCCGTGCCCCCGCCGCTGCCGCCCGAGACGATGTTCGAGGGCAAGGTGGAGCAGGATCTGCTGGGGATGGTGGGTGAGGAACTCACCCAGCGTGCCATCGAGGTGCTGGCGGCGCCGGACCCGGGGGGCGCGGCGGACCCGAACAGCCGGCCGCCCCTTCCCCTGTTCGCGGCCCTGGAGCGGGAAGCCTTCCTGGACCTGGTGTACCGGATGGCTTGGCGGAGCGTGCCGCCGGGCACCGTCATGAGCCAGGAGGGAGAGACGGGAGACCACCTCTACGTCATCGTCGCCGGCAAGGCGGAGGTGACGCGGCTGACGGAAGGACAGCGCAAGACGCTGGGCTTCCTGGGGGGCGGCTCCATCTTCGGAGAGCTGTCCCTCATCACGAACACTTCGCCCACCGCCAGCGTCACCTCGACGGTGGACACGGAGGTCTTCGAGGTCCGGCGCGAGCACCTCAACGCGGTGGCGCGCAATCACCCCTCCGTGCCGCAGGTGCTGGCGGAGTTCGCCCAGCAGCGCATGGCGCGCAACATGATGGCCACCTCTCCGCTCTTTCAGCAGCTTCCCGAGTCCGACCGGGCCGCCCTCCTGGGGCGCTTCACCTTCCGGGCGCTCCAGCCGCGGGAGAAGGCCCTGGTGGAAGGGGAGCCCTCGCCGGGGCTCTTCCTGGTGCTGGCCGGCGAGTTGGTGGTGCAGAAGGAGGATCCGGCGGGCGGCGCGGTGAGCCTGGGCATCCTCCGCGAGGGGGAGGTGGCCGGGGAGATGTCCTTGCTCACCGGAACGAACGCCAGCGCCACGGTGGCGGCCACGCGCAAGACGGCCACCGCCTTTCTGCCGCGCGAAGCCTTCTCCGAGCTGACGCAGGAGCATCCGCCCATCAAGACGTACCTGGAGCAGCTCTCGGAGCAGCGGATGCAGCGGACGGCCGAGGCGCTGAGGCCCGCGGAAATCATCGACGCGGACGAGCTCGTCATCGAGCCGGAAGCGGCCAAAGCGGTCTGAGCCCAGGTCCCCCCATGGTGGCGATTTCTCGTTCGCGGGTGGTGGGGGGCGGGCTGGCCCTGCTGGCCGGGGCGCTGGTGTTGGCGTTCTGGCCGCGCGAGGAGCCTCCGGTCGAGGAGGCCATCCGGCGGAAGATCGACGAGATGACGCACGCGGCCGGGCAGAAGGACGTCAGCGCGGTGATGGAGGGCGTCTCCGAGCGCTTCAAGACGGATCAGGGCTGGGACAAGCAGCGGGTCCGGGGAGTGCTCCTGGCCCAGGTGCTGCGAGGGCAGTGGGTCCGTCTGTTCACCACGGATCTGGAGGTCACCGAGGTGTCCCCCTCGCGGGGAGACTTCACGGTGAAGTTCATCTTCGGCCGCTCCGAGGGAAAGGACCTCGAGCAGCTCGGGCAAGACAGCGTGATGAGCGCGTGGCGGGTGGAGGGCTCTTTTGAGGAAGAGGACGGTGAGTGGCGCATGGTGCGTGCCAGCCACCGCCGCCTGGAGCCCTCCGAGCTGTTCTAGCAAGTCAGCTCACATTGACTGCGTCTTGCATCAAGGGCAGTTTTCGACGGTGACATAGACAATCTCACCGGCGATGTTGAAGTTTTCATCCCACGCCAAATATTGCACGTGATACAGGCCATTGGCAGACGTGTTGGGACCCGGGCCGAAGTCATCCGGATCGATGTCGCCTGAGATGCCATCCAGGTCGTCATCGCCCGTGTTGTAACGGTGAACGGGCAATGGATTGCCGCATCCGTCCACCGCCGAGACGGTGGGCTCCACCCAGGGCTCATTGCACTGAAGGGTGATGGTGGTTTGGCTCACCGTCAGGGTGGGGTTGGTGAACTCATTACAACCCTCCAATGTCTTGCTTTGCTGTCCCATCTCCGGGGCAGGCTCTTCGGTGGCGGGGTTGCAAGCGCTGGCCAAGAGCGCCAGTCCTGTCATGGACCACAAGACGAGCGAGCGGCTGGGGGCTTTCACGCAACGGAGAATGGGAGTCATTTCTGTCGCCTCTCTGTGGGGGTGGTGAGCAAGTATGAGATGAAAACACTCGCGGCGAAAGGAGAAAGTTTTCTGTGAGTCAATTCAATGTCACGCGGCTGCTGGTCTCGGAAATAAGAAGGATGGCTGGAATTCGAATGAGCAGGAGTTGGTGAGTGCAATGCGTTAGCGTCAACGTCGGGTTATGTGCGCCTATGTGGATAGAGCTGTAAAGCGTGCTTTCCCGGTTCGAGGTGTGAGAGGGTTTGGTCTCCTCATCACCAGGTGGACTGCGTGCCTCATTCCAAGAGAACCCTTTCGAGAAGGCTGGGATTGAAGTTGGGCGCCCTGATGCTGTGCGTTTCGGGCTGTGGCTTCGCGGAGGAGCCGCAGCGCGAGGAGAGGCCAGAGGCCGCCCAGGAGCGCGCCGCGCTCGCGGTGAAGAAGGTGATGCCGCTCGGGGATTCCATCACCCAGGGGGCCTCGGGGCGCGCGAGCTACCGCTGCGCGTTGTGGCAGAAGATCCAGGCGGGTGGCTCCTCCGCGGACTTCGTGGGCAGCCTGACGGGGGGGCACGGGGGCGCGAACAGCTGTGGCGTGAGCGGGTTCGATGTCCAGCACGAGGGGCACTGGGGATGGCGCGCGGATCAGATCCTGGCCCAGATCTCGACGTGGGCGGCCAACACCCGCCCGGACATCGCGCTCATCCACCTGGGCTCGAATGACATGTTCCAGGGAAATAC
Protein-coding sequences here:
- a CDS encoding cyclic nucleotide-binding domain-containing protein, yielding MSDSSLRELGMDLIEERQFERALGVFSESVRRRPADHRSRMLAARCLAEMGERERAVTAYHACAEGLLRRDYLLSAMAACKLALELAPQERRLKDTLVRIHARASRNASGRASVPPPLPPETMFEGKVEQDLLGMVGEELTQRAIEVLAAPDPGGAADPNSRPPLPLFAALEREAFLDLVYRMAWRSVPPGTVMSQEGETGDHLYVIVAGKAEVTRLTEGQRKTLGFLGGGSIFGELSLITNTSPTASVTSTVDTEVFEVRREHLNAVARNHPSVPQVLAEFAQQRMARNMMATSPLFQQLPESDRAALLGRFTFRALQPREKALVEGEPSPGLFLVLAGELVVQKEDPAGGAVSLGILREGEVAGEMSLLTGTNASATVAATRKTATAFLPREAFSELTQEHPPIKTYLEQLSEQRMQRTAEALRPAEIIDADELVIEPEAAKAV
- a CDS encoding SGNH/GDSL hydrolase family protein, which codes for MKLGALMLCVSGCGFAEEPQREERPEAAQERAALAVKKVMPLGDSITQGASGRASYRCALWQKIQAGGSSADFVGSLTGGHGGANSCGVSGFDVQHEGHWGWRADQILAQISTWAANTRPDIALIHLGSNDMFQGNTVDSTIQELSQIIDRLRAANPNIQIFLAQLIPATNSSALQGFNQRIPGLASSKSTAASPVTVVDQWTGFNAQTDTYDGIHPNPAGEAKMAERWYQAIRSSL